TTGCGAACGCGCGTATTGAATTTGAAAACGGCTGTGTTGCCAATCTCACTGCTAGTAGAATTTCACTTAAAAAGATGCGTAAAGCACGTTTTTTTCAAAAGGATGCCTACATTTCAGTCGATTTTTTAGATAAAAAATGTGAAGTAGTAAAAATGAAAGATGCTCCTGAAAGTCCCGGTGATTTTGATATGGTGCTTCAAAATGCTGAAGGCGATAAAAAGCAAATTTATTTTGATAATCCACATGTAGCAAATAACAACTCCATTCTCGATGAATTAGAAGCTTTTGCTGATGCTATTAATACAAATACATCACCAGTAGTGACGCTTCAGGATGGCACAGAGGCTTTGCGTGTTGCTACGCAGATTATTAATTGTTTTGATCCCATCCTTAATCCTTCCCAAAAGGAAGGAAACTCTAATGAGTAAAATTTGTAATTAAACTAAATTATAGGAAACTATTTAACATAACAGTTTCTCTCCTTTGGAGAGATTAAGAGAGGATTATGAAAAATATAGCTATTATAGGAGCTGGTACTATGGGAAATGGTATTGCACATACCTTTGCTCAAAGCGGATTTAAGGTCAATCTTATTGATATTAGTGAAGAATCTCTTAATAAAGGTCTAACAATTATTGCAAAAAATCTAGATAGAATGGTGGCTAAAGAAGCCATTACAGCGAATCAAAAACAAGACACACTTAAAAATATTAGCACTTTTACAAGTATTTCTGAAGGGGTTAAAAATGCAAATTTAGTAGTTGAAGCCGCGACCGAAAATATCGATTTAAAATTAAATATCTTCAAACAACTCGATAGTGCTTGCTCTAAAGATTGCATTTTAGCAACCAACACCTCTTCTATTTCAATTACACAAATCGCATCGGTAACTTCAAGACCCGATAAAGTCATTGGGATGCATTTTATGAATCCAGTGCCTATTATGCTATTGGTTGAAATAATTCGAGGATACAACACAAGTAACAGTGTTACTAAAACCATTATGGATTTATCTAAAACATTAGGTAAAATTCCTGTTCAAGTAAACGATTACCCTGGGTTTGTTGCCAACCGTATTTTAATGCCCATGATTAACGAATCTATCGAAACCTTATACCATGGTGTTGCTGGTGTACATGAAATTGATACCGTTATGACATTAGGAATGGCACACCCTATGGGGCCCCTACAATTAGCCGATTTTATTGGACTAGATGTTTGTTTATCCATATTGCGGGTAATGTACGATGGTTTTAAAAATCCAAAATATGCGCCATGCCCATTATTGGTAAATATGGTGAATGCAGGCAAATTAGGTATTAAATCAGGAGAAGGTTTTTACGATTATTCCGAAAGCAAAAAAGCCGATAAAATTTCGAAACAGCTTATAAAATGATTAATTGCTTACTAACGCAAAGTATTGCACCTACTAAAATTAAGGAGTTTAGTTGTTAATATTTTTATAATTAAACGACAAAGATCTGAACACATTAGAAATGAACATACAAGAAAACCTTAATTATATAAAGTCTAGGGTACCAAAACATATTACTCTAGTAGCTGTTTCAAAAACCAAACCTGTAACCGATTTAATGGAAGCCTACCATGCGGGTCAGCGTATTTTTGGGGAAAACAAAATTCAGGAAATGGCTGAAAAATATGAAATCATGCCAAAAGATATTGAATGGCATATGATAGGACATGTACAAAGCAATAAAGTAAAATACATGGCATCATTTGTGAGTTTAATTCATGGGGTTGATAATTTTAAACTGCTGGAAGAAATAAATAAACAAGCTAAAAAACACGATAGAGTTATTAATTGTTTACTTCAAATTAAAATAGCTTTAGAAGATTCTAAATTTGGAATGACCTTTGTAGAAGCTTCTGAGGTATTAAAATCTGAAGCGTTTTTACAATTAAAAAACATACAAGTTGTTGGAGTTATGGGAATGGCAACATTTACTGAAAATGAAAATCAAATTAAAAAAGAATTTACTTTATTAAAAACCTTTTTTGATAGTTTGAAATCGTATGAATCGATTAACTTTAAACCTGAAACCATTAGTATGGGAATGAGTAGTGATTATGTCTTAGCTATTAGTTGTGGAAGCACTATGATTCGTGTAGGAAGCAGTATATTTGGTGAACGTAATTACAATTAAAAAATGTTGAGTCGGTTGTTGTGGAGTTGTTAAGTTGAAACAACAAAACAGTAAACGCCTTAACAACAAACATCTAAACGAAAAGCAAATTTACGCAATATTAGACATAGAAACCACTGGTGGTAAGTATAATGAAGAAGGCATAACAGAAATAGCTATCTATAAATTTGATGGCCACCAAGTTGTCGATCAATTTATAAGTCTTGTTAACCCTGAACGTGAGATACAACCGTTTGTAGTAAATCTTACAGGTATAAATAGCGGTATGTTACGACATGCCCCTAAATTTTATGAGATAGCCAAACGCATTGTTGAAATTACCGAAGATTGCATTCTAGTAGCTCATAATGCCCAATTCGATTACCGCATTTTGTGTACAGAATTTAGACGCTTAGGTTTTGAGTATATCCGTCCGTCGCTCTGTACTGTAGAACTTGCCAAAGATTTAATACCAGAGCAACCATCGTACAGTTTAGGGAAGTTAGTACGCTCGCTTGGTATTCCTGTAACCGATAGACACCGTGCTTCGGGAGATGCTCTAGCTACCGTCAAATTATTTAAAATGCTTTTGGATAAGGATACTACTAAAAGTATCATTCAACAATCCATTCGATTAAATCCAAAACTTCAATTAGAACCCAGACATCTTGATATTATCGCAGAATTGCCATCAATAACTGGTGTATACTACATTCATAAAGCCGATGGAGGCATCATTTACATTGGAAAAAGTAATAATATTAAAAAACGTATTAATCAACACTTTACAAACACCAATCAAAAATCAAAAAAAATACAAGACCAAGTAACGGCTGTAACTTATGAAACTACTGGCAGTGAATTGGTGGCACTTTTAAAAGAAAGCGAAGAAATTAAACGTATCAAACCTATTTTTAACAGAGCCTTACGCCGTACAACATTCACCCATGCACTTTATAGTTTTATTGACGACAATGGATATATCAATTTAAAAATTGATGTGGCCGATGGTCGTAAAAACCCCATAACAACTTTTAGTAACAAACAAAGCGGCAAAAGTTTCATAACTAAAGTGGTTGAAGATTATAAATTGTGCCAAAAATTAACAGGTTTATACAAAACTAAAACCAGTTGCTTTAACTACGACATTAAAACTTGTGAAGGCGCTTGCATAGGAAAGGAACCTGCAGAATCTTACAACAAACGCGTTACCGAATTAATCAATAAAAATAGCTACAAAAACAAAAACATGGTAATTATTGATAAAGGAAGAGACATTGATGAACGCAGTGCTATTTTAATAGAAAACGGCGTTTTTAAAGGCTTAGGTTTTTTCAATTTAAATTATCAAATAAACAATATTGAGGTTTTAGAATCCATTATTACCCCAATGCAAAACAATAGGGACACCCAACATATTATTCAAAGTTATCTTCGAAGAAACAATAGAGTGAAAATAATTTTGTTTGGTTAATAAACTTTAAGAAATTTAGGACAAAATTTCAGAATAAACGCCAACAAAAGCATGAAAAAAAATCTCACTTTCCTACTTATTCTTTATAGTTTATTAAGTTTTTCACAAGAAAACTACAATTCAGAAAGCTATATTGTTACGTTAGATGATATTAAATCTTCAACGTTTGTAAAAGATTCTACGGCCAATGCTTTGGTTATTTATGAAGATGGCAATAGCTATGTTGATAAAGAAGAATTTAATTTGAGAACTGAAATAAGGCATAAAATAAAAATACTAAAGCGCGAAGGCTTTGATAATGCTAATGTTGTTATTCACCTCTATAATAGTGACCGCAGCGATGAAAGGGTAAAAAAAATTAATGCGACAACCTACAATTTAGAAAACGGTACTGTTGTAAAAACTAATCTAAACGAAAAAGACATTTTTACTGAAAAGTATGATGAAAATCATACACTTGTGAAATTTGCAATACCTAATATCAAAGAAGGCTCTGTAATAACCTACAGTTATACACTTATTTCTCATTTTATGTTTAACTATAAAAGTTGGGATTTCCAAGGTGCCATTCCAAAATTGTATAGCGAATACAAAACTAGTATTCCTGCTAACTGGGATTATAGTATCAAGCTCATTGGTGGCCAAAAATTATATAAAAATGATTCTAAATTAGAAAAGAATTGTCTAGTTGTTTCTAATGGTGGTGCAGCTGATTGCAGTAATTCAATATATGTTATGAAAGATATACCTGCTTTTATAGAAGAAGATTACATGACTACTAAAAGTAATTATTTAGCACGTATAGAATACGAATTAAAAACTTTTCAAGATTTTCGAGGTGTAAAAAACAATTATGCAAAAACCTGGGAAACCGTTGATAATGAATTAAGAAAAGATATAAATATTGGCAGGCAACTTACTAAGTCTGTTGATACTGAAACCTTACTAAGTAACGACATATTAAGTGAAACCGATATTTTAAAAAAAGCACAAAGCATATATAATTATGTACAACAAAACTATACTTGGAATGATGAATACAGGATATTTCATGAGGTTTCTGTTAAAGACCTTATTAAAAACAAATCTGGAAATGTTTCATCAATAAATATTTTACTTCACAATTTATTACAAGATGCAGGGATAGATGTAAAACCCATATTACTATCCACCAGAAACAATGGGTTTGCAACAAAAATATTTCCTGTTATTTCAGAATTCAACTATTTAATAGTTCAAGCCACTATTAACGACAAAACATATTTATTAGATGCCACCGATAAATACATAAGCTTTGGAGATATTCCTTTTAAGTGTTTAAATGGTTATGGCCGTATTTTAGATTTAAAAAAAGGAAGTGATTGGATTGATATTGAGCCTGAGAAACCATCTACCATACAATATAAAGTTGAATTAAATTTAGATGAAAAAGAACAAATATCTGGCAATGTATATGGAAAAAACACAGGATATCATGCATTAAACTCAAGAAAAGCATATTACCCAAATAAAGAGATTTATATAAATAAGAAACAAGATAAAACCCCTAATATTGAAATATCAAATCATCAGGTTTTAAGTGAAGGGGAAACAAGTTCTGATTTTGTGGAAACTTACAATATTGAATTTGAAAATAACTTAACTGGAGACAACATTTATTTAAACCCTTTTATAATAAAGTTTTT
The genomic region above belongs to Mariniflexile litorale and contains:
- a CDS encoding exonuclease domain-containing protein, with amino-acid sequence MYAILDIETTGGKYNEEGITEIAIYKFDGHQVVDQFISLVNPEREIQPFVVNLTGINSGMLRHAPKFYEIAKRIVEITEDCILVAHNAQFDYRILCTEFRRLGFEYIRPSLCTVELAKDLIPEQPSYSLGKLVRSLGIPVTDRHRASGDALATVKLFKMLLDKDTTKSIIQQSIRLNPKLQLEPRHLDIIAELPSITGVYYIHKADGGIIYIGKSNNIKKRINQHFTNTNQKSKKIQDQVTAVTYETTGSELVALLKESEEIKRIKPIFNRALRRTTFTHALYSFIDDNGYINLKIDVADGRKNPITTFSNKQSGKSFITKVVEDYKLCQKLTGLYKTKTSCFNYDIKTCEGACIGKEPAESYNKRVTELINKNSYKNKNMVIIDKGRDIDERSAILIENGVFKGLGFFNLNYQINNIEVLESIITPMQNNRDTQHIIQSYLRRNNRVKIILFG
- a CDS encoding 3-hydroxybutyryl-CoA dehydrogenase; translation: MKNIAIIGAGTMGNGIAHTFAQSGFKVNLIDISEESLNKGLTIIAKNLDRMVAKEAITANQKQDTLKNISTFTSISEGVKNANLVVEAATENIDLKLNIFKQLDSACSKDCILATNTSSISITQIASVTSRPDKVIGMHFMNPVPIMLLVEIIRGYNTSNSVTKTIMDLSKTLGKIPVQVNDYPGFVANRILMPMINESIETLYHGVAGVHEIDTVMTLGMAHPMGPLQLADFIGLDVCLSILRVMYDGFKNPKYAPCPLLVNMVNAGKLGIKSGEGFYDYSESKKADKISKQLIK
- a CDS encoding YggS family pyridoxal phosphate-dependent enzyme, producing MNIQENLNYIKSRVPKHITLVAVSKTKPVTDLMEAYHAGQRIFGENKIQEMAEKYEIMPKDIEWHMIGHVQSNKVKYMASFVSLIHGVDNFKLLEEINKQAKKHDRVINCLLQIKIALEDSKFGMTFVEASEVLKSEAFLQLKNIQVVGVMGMATFTENENQIKKEFTLLKTFFDSLKSYESINFKPETISMGMSSDYVLAISCGSTMIRVGSSIFGERNYN
- a CDS encoding transglutaminase domain-containing protein, which gives rise to MKKNLTFLLILYSLLSFSQENYNSESYIVTLDDIKSSTFVKDSTANALVIYEDGNSYVDKEEFNLRTEIRHKIKILKREGFDNANVVIHLYNSDRSDERVKKINATTYNLENGTVVKTNLNEKDIFTEKYDENHTLVKFAIPNIKEGSVITYSYTLISHFMFNYKSWDFQGAIPKLYSEYKTSIPANWDYSIKLIGGQKLYKNDSKLEKNCLVVSNGGAADCSNSIYVMKDIPAFIEEDYMTTKSNYLARIEYELKTFQDFRGVKNNYAKTWETVDNELRKDINIGRQLTKSVDTETLLSNDILSETDILKKAQSIYNYVQQNYTWNDEYRIFHEVSVKDLIKNKSGNVSSINILLHNLLQDAGIDVKPILLSTRNNGFATKIFPVISEFNYLIVQATINDKTYLLDATDKYISFGDIPFKCLNGYGRILDLKKGSDWIDIEPEKPSTIQYKVELNLDEKEQISGNVYGKNTGYHALNSRKAYYPNKEIYINKKQDKTPNIEISNHQVLSEGETSSDFVETYNIEFENNLTGDNIYLNPFIIKFFNGNPFKLQERTYPIDFGYKDTYYYTFKLNFSDAYTILEKPKDIALNLPDGKGQIIFYTNLIGNSINMIFKVTFNEAIYAPEYYPYLKEFFNKIVDIQTNSIILLKKK